The following proteins come from a genomic window of Montipora foliosa isolate CH-2021 chromosome 2, ASM3666993v2, whole genome shotgun sequence:
- the LOC137984576 gene encoding ankyrin repeat domain-containing protein 50-like — protein MAALNTAIKENRFTQVKLLLDIGIDVNKRDSETRTALMQLCFLEDETKATKYAKKLLERGAKVGLKDKDGLTALSLACKLGQEQMVSIMLEEANDFDLNAQDKQGNTALHYAAISGNFVVLNLLLSKLKKFRLSVDRLNKNGETPLIVASKSGNFFCARILESEGKASKGARDYVEFKTAEEWGRTKESLRSASKSPLFRVMQLPPRSSLDHQLRGSLNYCSPKKNTPLRPNTAPGNLLNQASEKSHRENLRELFRVYEGHVSDSFRRGVKPRPIATLNESMSSLAESSSRDPEFGDDMCELYSPIMSPVSCQLTRRFSINKTSKLALNTNAAFRRASMATTTLTAATNKSFQRRTSQMSGSGGRRLSQAVAAPFPRIRRGSMNVMSKITKVAVTKIKKETTEEENSSGSKNIATNFVSGAPRNSVSPDKLMAKLQTLAEESGSEEDENTEGILQRSTPANLFSQL, from the coding sequence ATGGCCGCCCTTAACACGGCCATCAAGGAAAACCGCTTTACCCAAGTAAAACTTCTTCTTGATATCGGAATTGATGTGAATAAGAGAGACTCTGAAACGAGAACGGCATTAATGCAACTTTGCTTTCTTGAAGATGAAACCAAAGCGACAAAATACGCGAAAAAACTTCTTGAACGAGGGGCAAAGGTCGGCTTGAAGGACAAAGATGGACTGACTGCTCTTTCACTCGCTTGCAAACTGGGGCAAGAGCAAATGGTCTCCATTATGTTAGAAGAAGCCAATGATTTTGATCTAAATGCTCAAGATAAACAGGGAAACACAGCCTTGCATTATGCCGCAATCTCTGGTAATTTTGTGGTGTTAAATCTTTTGTTGAGCAAACTGAAAAAGTTCAGATTGAGCGTCGACAGGTTGAATAAAAATGGAGAAACCCCTTTGATCGTTGCGTCGAAATCGGGGAATTTCTTCTGCGCTCGAATTTTAGAATCAGAAGGCAAAGCTTCAAAAGGAGCTCGAGATTATGTAGAATTCAAGACTGCGGAAGAGTGGGGAAGGACTAAGGAAAGTCTGCGATCAGCTTCCAAATCGCCGCTTTTCCGAGTCATGCAACTTCCTCCTCGCTCCTCTTTAGATCATCAACTTAGAGGATCGCTAAACTACTGTTCTCCAAAGAAAAATACTCCCTTACGACCAAATACTGCTCCAGGGAATCTATTAAATCAAGCAAGCGAGAAAAGCCATCGTGAAAATCTCAGGGAACTGTTTCGAGTTTATGAAGGACACGTTTCGGACTCGTTTCGTCGCGGCGTTAAACCGAGACCAATTGCAACTTTAAACGAATCTATGTCAAGTCTTGCAGAGAGTTCGTCGAGAGATCCCGAATTTGGGGACGATATGTGCGAACTTTATTCTCCGATCATGTCGCCAGTCTCTTGTCAACTTACTCGCCGTTTCAGTATAAACAAGACAAGCAAATTGGCTCTTAACACAAATGCCGCTTTCAGACGTGCTTCCATGGCAACCACAACTTTGACAGCTGCAACAAACAAATCTTTTCAAAGACGAACCTCTCAAATGTCAGGTTCAGGGGGCCGTAGACTCTCACAAGCAGTGGCAGCGCCTTTTCCGAGAATTCGGAGGGGATCCATGAATGTTATGAGCAAAATAACAAAAGTTGctgtcacaaaaataaaaaaggagaCCACTGAAGAGGAAAATAGCTCAGGCAGCAAAAACATTGCTACCAATTTTGTTTCCGGTGCACCGAGAAATTCTGTCTCACCAGATAAGCTGATGGCCAAGCTTCAAACTCTCGCTGAAGAAAGTGGCTCGGAAGAAGATGAAAATACAGAAGGGATATTGCAAAGAAGTACTCCAGCAAATCTCTTTTCACaactataa